The sequence below is a genomic window from Cloacibacillus sp..
TGAAAGCCCGGCACGCCGTTTCTCAGTATGGACATGGCCTTAAGGTAATTGTACCTCTTGATGGACATCTCAAGGGCAAGCTCCTTGTCGTCCTGTTCAAGCGCATCATGGAATATCTTGCCGTATGTGGGGAAGTATTCCTCCATCAGCGCGATACGCTCCTCCCAGTTGGCTCCCTTTGCCATTTCGCGCAGATGATGTACCTTTACCTTGTATTTGACCGGAAGCATGCGGCTGATAGTCTCTTCTATGGTCATATTGTAGTACCACATACACCTGTGGAAGTGGTAAAGGTTCAGAAGGTCGATGCGTGAGCTGAACAACGGTTCAAGCACCTTCTGCTCGTCCACGGGGAGTTTTTTGATGTCGTTGTATAGATCCATCTCCACCATATTGTCGATGGCGAGCTCGAGAGAAAAGAGCGAACTCTCACCGTTTATCAGACGCCTCACCGGTTCCCGCAGCACCTTATAAAACTTAGTATCGCGCAGCGTATCGAGCACCTCTTTGTAATCCCGGCAGTTCAGCAGAGCCTCGTAAGGCAGCTTTGATCCGGGGACGCGGAAGAGATGCTGACGCATCATATCACGGTCCAGCCGTTTTGAGTGTATCCAGCGGAAGATACTCTTCAGCTGTTCTGACTCATACCAGCTGAGCCAATCGAGAAAGAACTTGCGCCATACTCCGAGCAGATAGAAGAGAAAAGAATCCGCCTCCGCGAGCACGGAGGAACGGACCGCATTCTCAAGGTCGATGCGGTGTACCTTGGCCGGCAGCAGCGTCTCCAGCTGGTCTTTATAGCCCGCCGTCTGTTTCAGAAAGGCGGCGATCTCCGCGGTGGAGTTGAGGCCCAGCAGCGCCCAGTACTCGTCAGCCTTTAAAAGCTGGCTGTAGAGGACGTGCGCCTTTACCCCAAGTGCGGTTGCGGAGCCGTGTGAAGATGACACTAAATTCAGCCTCTCTTCTTTGAAATGAAGCTCTCGGCGGTCTCGGAGACGATGGAGTTGATAACAGCGTCAACATTCTCTTCAAAACGTTTCTGCATGCGCGCCCGCTCTTCTTTGCCGAGGCCCGCGATCTGCGCGGCTTCGGTCTTGGCGGAATTCAGCGCCGTCTCCATTATGCCCTTTGCCTGCTCCCTGGCGGAAGCCATCTGGTTTGCACGCTCCGCGGCAAACTTTTCCTGCGCGGTGCGAAGCAGAGATTCGGATTCATTCTTTGAATCGTCGACTATTCTTTTGGCCTCTGATTCTGCCCTCAGCAGAACTGCCAGTACTTCGTGCAGAGTACTCATTGCAAAATTCCCTCCCTAATTTATAAAAGCATAGTGGAGCCGTTGAAATCCCCTATTCCTTTATCTTTTTCTGCGCGAGCTTCATTCGCGTGAAGTCCTCGCGCTCTCCCTCTTCAAGGACGTCGCTGATAAAATTTATCTCCGCCTTGTCCTGTGGGATGACCACTTTTTCAAGAGCGTTGACGCGCCTGTGGGTCTTTCGTATCTGGACCGCCAGACGATAGACGCTCGTTTCAATCTCGGCGAGCTGCGCCACCAGTACCATCACGCGGCGAAACTGGGCGTAGGCCGCGTCCATCGCTCCCGAGGAGCCGTGGAAGGAGTAGCTGGGGAT
It includes:
- a CDS encoding V-type ATPase subunit is translated as MSSSHGSATALGVKAHVLYSQLLKADEYWALLGLNSTAEIAAFLKQTAGYKDQLETLLPAKVHRIDLENAVRSSVLAEADSFLFYLLGVWRKFFLDWLSWYESEQLKSIFRWIHSKRLDRDMMRQHLFRVPGSKLPYEALLNCRDYKEVLDTLRDTKFYKVLREPVRRLINGESSLFSLELAIDNMVEMDLYNDIKKLPVDEQKVLEPLFSSRIDLLNLYHFHRCMWYYNMTIEETISRMLPVKYKVKVHHLREMAKGANWEERIALMEEYFPTYGKIFHDALEQDDKELALEMSIKRYNYLKAMSILRNGVPGFHTAIAYFILKDHEVTDIIRMIEDVRYDYDRRSAAQYLIRPIINGGEPAWQ